From the genome of Solanum stenotomum isolate F172 chromosome 5, ASM1918654v1, whole genome shotgun sequence:
ATCGAACACCAAAtgagaaaccaaaaataaaaaaagaactttattGAATGTGAAAAATTTGAAGAGAAAATGATGTGCTCAATTTTGTCCGATATATTAATgtatatacattattttttaaaaaaatgttaaatgatttattttaaactaaaggctaatactccaactttgaagTTAAGAGCTTCCCCCTATTAGCATAGTATAGTATAGCACATTACGAAGATGGTAAATGTTCACCTATGGTTTAGAAAAGATGGTTCATGCCCTTGAAAGGAGATGCCTTAAATAGGAATGTCTTAACTACCAATAATGGTTTTTATATGGCGCAAACTCAGATGGTGCGCAGGCTCCTATCAATGTTTTgatggtaaaaataaaaaaatgctataaaaagttaattaattaataccaTATATGACTCaatcttgtaatttttttaaaaaattcgcATCTGATACACCTACTAAAGAGCTAAAGCCCTAcatatcatttaattattttttaaaaaaaatttccttaCAAATGTTTCTTGCAATGCTTTTGCGGATTCTCTGAAACGACATATCTTACTGATATAAATCAATTGGATATTCGTGGAACAATAGGCACAAAAATGTTGCCACCAAAGACAGAATATGCTGCTTATTTGGCGTTCAAGTTTGTAAATGTGTGCAGCAATAACCTTCCATCTACTAAATCAAATATTTGGTTTGTTAATTATGAGAGTGAAATTGATGCTGAAAATCAGGCCAACACTGTGCACCTTCCAAGATTGCAAGAAAGTGGGGGTATCCCAAAAATGAGAGGAGATGGATGTATGGAAGTAAAATTGGGATATTTTGATAGCAAGAAAGACACTGACGGTCCTATTGAAGCAAAATTGTTTGAGAAGAATCACTTTTACAAAATTGGACTCATTGTTGAAGGAGTTGAGTTTCGTCCAAAATTAGAAGTGGATATGGGAATTTAAGTGTTATATGTGTTGAACAGGAAATCTTTGAATTCTTATTTTGATTACTATTTCAATGTTTGCAATTTACTACAGACaattcatatatattgcatacccTTTAAGGCTTTAGTATTACTTAATAATTTGGACGTCCTCTTTCTACCGGAAGGTTACCTTCTGGCTAAATTTGTGGCCTATATTTTGGATTTAACTTTTAGACGGTATAAAAAAGTGAAGTGAAATTCCTTCTTCCGATATTTATGATGTTGAATTTTCTTCTCTATTTAATATCTCTGTTAGTTTATGTGCTTCTAGTTTTATATTAGAAGAGAGCTTTGATCAAAGGAGAAACATTTTTTTGGATTTCAACTGATGGATCAGTTTCAACTATGTCGTCAAAGGAAGAAAATATGGTGTTATCATTTGGATGTTGTTTTTCCCAAAGATTTCTATTATTTGGGATAATTCATCATAATGATCTTTATCTTCTTTAGGTGCTAAAGCTAATAAGGCATGACAATACTGTAagtcaatatttttattgagtttTTGTGGAATATTCAGAGAAATGATAATCctgcaaagtaaaaataaatttgactaaCAAGTCATTGTGGTAATTTCTCAAGTACCAAGACCAATTACAGAGGATGCTTGGCTGATTCTAACTAATATTCTTGCAGCCTTCAGGTCTGTATGAGCCCATCCACACACCTGTTCTTTCTAACATCTTGTccctgatataccgtgagtttacggtatttctaatacatttcacttacaagttgtgtgtgtctagggcctttttatattggtttttatgtattttatcatgttttgcaggaaaggtgttcaggcgcggaagtttagagacagctgaaggaaatgcagaaaaaggcatccacggaggtcatctacggaccgtaggtccattcacggtccgtaggtgatgaccgtagatcagcaggaatgtgttgaagacaaatcagggaaatctgaccaagtgtggaaccacggtgccaagtgacggtccgtagattgatctacggaccgtactgttgatccgtagagtgagactgcgagggttccagtaNNNNNNNNNNNNNNNNNNNNNNNNNNNNNNNNNNNNNNNNNNNNNNNNNNNNNNNNNNNNNNNNNNNNNNNNNNNNNNNNNNNNNNNNNNNNNNNNNNNNNNNNNNNNNNNNNNNNNNNNNNNNNNNNNNNNNNNNNNNNNNNNNNNNNNNNNNNNNNNNNNNNNNNNNNNNNNNNNNNNNNNNNNNNNNNNNNNNNNNNNNNNNNNNNNNNNNNNNNNNNNNNNNNNNNNNNNNNNNNNNNNNNNNNNNNNNNNNNNNNNNNNNNNNNNNNNNNNNNNNNNNNNNNNNNNNNNNNNNNNNNNNNNNNNNNNNNNNNNNNNNNNNNNNNNNNNNNNNNNNNNNNNNNNNNNNNNNNNNNNNNNNNNNNNNNNNNNNNNNNNNNNNNNNNNNNNNNNNNNNNNNNNNNNNNNNNNNNNNNNNNNNNNNNNNNNNNNNNNNNNNNNNNNNNNNNNNNNNNNNNNNNNNNNNNNNNNNNNNNNNNNNNNNNNNNNNNNNNNNNNNNNNNNNNNNNNNNNNNNNNNNNNNNNNNNNNNNNNNNNNNNNNNNNNNNNNNNNNNNNNNNNNNNNNNNNNNNNNNNNNNNNNNNNNNNNNNNNNNNNNNNNNNNNNNNNNNNNNNNNNNNNNNNNNNNNNNNNNNNNNNNNNNNNNNNNNNNNNNNNNNNNNNNNNNNNNNNNNNNNNNNNNNNNNNNNNNNNNNNNNNNNNNNNNNNNNNNNNNNNNNNNNNNNNNNNNNNNNNNNNNNNNNNNNNNNNNNNNNNNNNNGCCCAATTCCATCATCTGCTTAGAGTATACTCAATTTTTAGTATTTCCCTGCAacaattttgtaaaattaatgAAACACCACATCTCAATTTTTATCACCACATAATACATATTCAATTATTGGTTGGCTTTGTAATTCATATTAAGAACATATACCTACA
Proteins encoded in this window:
- the LOC125864068 gene encoding putative F-box protein PP2-B2, whose product is MLPPKTEYAAYLAFKFVNVCSNNLPSTKSNIWFVNYESEIDAENQANTVHLPRLQESGGIPKMRGDGCMEVKLGYFDSKKDTDGPIEAKLFEKNHFYKIGLIVEGVEFRPKLEVDMGI